In Ferroplasma sp., a single window of DNA contains:
- a CDS encoding Mrp/NBP35 family ATP-binding protein, producing the protein MTGTIKMNDPPPRASLQPGKSLKYNVKHTIMIMSGKGGVGKSTVATNLAVTLAQKQFKVGLLDADINGPDDPKMLGVEEEKAFGNEEGKIEPAKTKYGVDVISMEMALPAHDTPVIWRGAIRHKAVQQFLEDTSWGDKDLLVIDLPPGTGDEPLSICQLVPDADGIVIVITPQDVALLDAKKAINFAKKVNMPVLGIIENMSGFVCPHCGQETDIFKKGGTEQIAKEYGIPYLGNIPIMPEIVQDSDSGIPAVSNNDYIKKFFDTVADNLIKNLKK; encoded by the coding sequence ATGACAGGAACAATAAAAATGAATGACCCGCCACCGAGGGCTTCCCTGCAACCCGGGAAATCTTTAAAGTATAATGTAAAGCACACCATAATGATCATGAGCGGAAAGGGAGGAGTTGGAAAATCCACTGTTGCAACCAATCTGGCCGTTACACTGGCACAGAAGCAGTTTAAGGTGGGGCTACTGGATGCAGATATAAACGGTCCGGATGATCCGAAGATGCTCGGCGTTGAGGAGGAAAAAGCCTTTGGCAATGAGGAAGGAAAAATAGAACCTGCAAAAACAAAATACGGCGTGGACGTAATTTCAATGGAAATGGCTCTCCCGGCCCATGACACGCCAGTAATATGGAGGGGTGCCATAAGGCATAAGGCTGTTCAGCAGTTTCTGGAGGATACATCATGGGGTGACAAGGACCTCCTTGTCATTGACCTGCCACCAGGAACAGGCGATGAGCCACTCAGCATATGCCAGCTGGTGCCTGATGCCGATGGGATTGTAATAGTAATAACTCCCCAGGATGTTGCACTGCTGGACGCTAAAAAGGCGATAAATTTTGCGAAAAAGGTCAACATGCCCGTTCTGGGAATAATAGAGAATATGAGTGGATTTGTATGCCCGCACTGTGGCCAGGAAACAGATATATTCAAGAAAGGGGGAACCGAGCAGATAGCAAAGGAGTATGGCATCCCCTATCTAGGCAATATACCTATTATGCCTGAAATAGTCCAGGACTCTGATTCTGGCATTCCGGCTGTCTCCAACAATGACTATATCAAAAAATTCTTTGATACAGTAGCGGATAATCTCATAAAGAATTTAAAAAAATAA
- a CDS encoding ribokinase, whose protein sequence is MKDIKVIGSVNIDIIMSSQKLPTTGETVKADKYYLYPGGKGANQAVAVSRTGVRPEFFGKLGNDYFAEIIINYLKKENIDIAIKYGQNTGIAMINVEASGRNMITVYPGSNGNMSIDDFPDVRIKNSIVLFQQEIPLKTIRDFITKLREDGNFIITDPSPYSADKYILENSDILTPNQTEAQLLAGCDINSIEDARKASEIIRGKYRNNVIIKLGSRGSLVNYNGEIKYFRAYAVKAVDTTGAGDCFNGAFASEFLRTGDVDKSVEFANIAAALSTTGYGAFPSFPYQNQVIRIQEGN, encoded by the coding sequence ATGAAGGATATAAAGGTTATAGGCAGTGTAAACATTGATATAATAATGTCCTCCCAGAAATTGCCCACAACAGGTGAAACTGTAAAGGCTGACAAATATTATTTGTATCCAGGCGGCAAGGGTGCCAACCAGGCTGTTGCCGTTTCACGTACTGGAGTAAGACCAGAATTTTTCGGAAAGCTGGGCAATGATTACTTTGCCGAGATAATAATTAATTATTTAAAAAAAGAAAATATTGATATTGCAATTAAATACGGGCAGAATACCGGCATTGCAATGATAAATGTAGAGGCTTCTGGAAGGAATATGATCACTGTGTATCCCGGTTCGAATGGAAACATGTCCATAGATGATTTCCCTGATGTCAGGATAAAGAACTCTATAGTACTGTTTCAGCAGGAAATACCCCTTAAAACCATAAGGGATTTTATAACAAAATTAAGGGAAGATGGCAATTTCATTATTACTGACCCAAGCCCGTACAGTGCAGATAAATACATACTTGAAAATTCAGACATCCTGACCCCAAACCAGACTGAAGCACAGTTGCTGGCCGGGTGTGATATAAACAGTATTGAAGATGCTAGAAAAGCTTCAGAAATTATAAGGGGAAAATACAGGAATAATGTTATTATAAAACTTGGATCAAGGGGTTCTCTGGTAAATTACAACGGCGAAATAAAATATTTCAGAGCCTATGCCGTAAAGGCAGTTGACACAACAGGCGCCGGAGACTGTTTTAATGGTGCATTCGCATCTGAATTCCTCAGGACAGGAGATGTTGATAAAAGCGTTGAATTTGCAAATATTGCTGCTGCTCTTTCGACAACAGGATACGGTGCGTTCCCATCATTTCCCTACCAGAATCAGGTGATTAGAATCCAGGAAGGCAATTGA
- a CDS encoding HIT family protein: MYDETCIFCREIAVKENAAFVYRSSNILAFMDNAPIEEGHVLVIPRNHYENIFDIDKEIYMELQLVVKRIAIAVKETLKTDGLNIGQNNGRVANQVVMHYHVHIIPRYYRKKINWERETASVDDLEIVAARIREGIKEVRL, from the coding sequence ATGTACGATGAAACATGCATTTTCTGCAGGGAAATAGCGGTCAAGGAAAACGCTGCATTTGTTTACAGAAGTTCAAACATACTGGCCTTTATGGATAATGCCCCCATTGAGGAGGGGCATGTTCTTGTAATACCAAGAAACCATTATGAAAATATATTTGATATTGATAAGGAAATATATATGGAATTGCAGCTTGTGGTTAAACGCATAGCAATAGCCGTAAAGGAAACACTGAAAACAGATGGCCTGAACATAGGGCAGAATAACGGCCGGGTTGCAAACCAGGTAGTGATGCATTACCATGTACACATCATACCGAGATATTACCGAAAAAAGATAAATTGGGAAAGGGAAACTGCAAGCGTTGACGACCTTGAAATTGTTGCAGCCAGGATAAGGGAAGGCATTAAAGAGGTAAGATTATGA
- a CDS encoding orotate phosphoribosyltransferase-like protein, which produces MKSLEELYSRAMELKNKGMSDKEISTELHLSVNTITWLLSKDLKGSRISDTKIGWRSIGVFGNRIEKIAEIMSDIVTEEVPDDEFTSIMGITINGIPYATMMSDLLDRELIVYRPHPSRKEGLFSSNFAGVSGKKIVIVDDVISTGETMKRTIDDVRNKGGEVSLCVVLVSKLSTDEINGVRVRSLIRATMVG; this is translated from the coding sequence ATGAAAAGTCTTGAAGAATTATACAGCCGGGCAATGGAATTGAAGAATAAGGGCATGTCGGATAAGGAAATTTCTACAGAGCTTCATCTTTCGGTGAATACAATAACGTGGCTTTTAAGCAAGGATCTTAAGGGAAGCAGAATATCTGATACAAAGATCGGGTGGAGAAGCATTGGTGTATTCGGCAACAGGATAGAGAAAATTGCGGAGATAATGTCGGATATAGTTACGGAGGAGGTGCCGGATGATGAATTCACATCCATTATGGGAATTACAATAAATGGGATTCCATATGCCACAATGATGTCAGATCTCCTGGATAGGGAGTTAATAGTATACAGGCCACACCCATCAAGAAAGGAAGGGCTTTTCAGCAGTAATTTTGCAGGTGTAAGTGGAAAGAAAATCGTTATTGTGGATGATGTAATCAGCACTGGTGAAACCATGAAAAGAACCATTGACGATGTAAGGAATAAGGGTGGAGAGGTATCATTATGCGTTGTACTTGTTTCAAAATTGAGTACTGATGAAATCAACGGTGTTCGTGTAAGGTCCCTCATAAGGGCCACAATGGTGGGATAA
- the lysS gene encoding lysine--tRNA ligase — MYWADALVENLKGKQTVSTGISPSGPIHVGNMREILTGDIINRALQDKKLETRFIYLCDDLDPLRKVYPFLDSSYSQYVGMPLSYIPAPDGNGKYSDYFLKPFLETLAKINVNVEVISTTGLYRDGKLANAINIAMDHRQEIAKIMHDIAGYDLDENWYPYEPRCSKCGKINSSTVTKYEEPYAYYRCRACGNEDRADIRKDDGKMPWRVEWPAKWFTLGVTVEPFGKDHAAAGGSYDTGKEIAEKIYKISPPVPLMYERILLKGVGVMHSSTGVAITASEVTTFAPPEILRFLIAKNDPGRHIDFDPGMGLLNLIDDYEKMERAYFGLDESNNENFKRIYEMSRIKILDAPEKINFRHIVTLVQIYSNDSSLLSALKRSGYDKDEIDDYLKNEITIAKYWLSKYAPDNIKFALTDKEFLLTEAQKSIMQEFLDKINRSDWTSESIHSIIYSIIGERNLTPKDIFTLFYRIFIDKDRGPRLGYFLSSMDKSYVVNRIESLIQEK; from the coding sequence ATGTACTGGGCTGACGCCTTGGTTGAAAACCTGAAAGGAAAACAGACAGTATCAACAGGGATATCACCATCAGGCCCCATTCATGTGGGAAACATGAGGGAAATCCTCACCGGTGATATAATAAACAGGGCTTTGCAGGATAAAAAACTGGAAACAAGATTTATCTATCTGTGCGATGACCTTGACCCTTTGAGAAAGGTATATCCATTTCTTGATAGCAGTTATTCCCAGTATGTTGGAATGCCCCTCAGTTATATACCGGCTCCTGACGGCAACGGGAAATACTCAGATTACTTTTTGAAGCCATTCCTGGAGACCCTTGCAAAAATAAATGTCAATGTTGAAGTAATAAGCACAACAGGACTTTACCGTGATGGAAAACTTGCAAATGCAATAAATATTGCAATGGACCACAGGCAGGAAATTGCAAAAATTATGCATGACATTGCCGGCTATGATCTGGACGAAAACTGGTATCCATATGAACCAAGGTGTTCAAAGTGCGGTAAAATTAACTCATCAACTGTCACAAAATATGAAGAGCCGTATGCCTATTACAGATGCCGTGCATGTGGGAATGAAGATAGGGCTGACATAAGAAAGGATGACGGAAAAATGCCATGGCGTGTTGAATGGCCTGCAAAATGGTTCACCCTGGGGGTAACTGTAGAACCCTTCGGAAAAGACCATGCTGCTGCAGGTGGATCATACGACACAGGAAAGGAAATAGCTGAGAAGATCTATAAAATCTCGCCCCCTGTTCCCCTTATGTATGAGAGGATACTTTTGAAAGGTGTCGGGGTAATGCACTCATCTACCGGTGTCGCAATAACTGCCTCAGAAGTGACAACATTCGCACCGCCGGAAATATTAAGATTTCTCATAGCGAAGAATGATCCTGGAAGGCATATAGACTTCGATCCGGGTATGGGGTTGCTTAACCTTATAGATGATTATGAAAAAATGGAGCGGGCATACTTTGGGCTGGACGAATCTAACAATGAGAATTTTAAACGCATCTATGAAATGTCCAGAATAAAAATCCTGGATGCCCCTGAGAAAATAAATTTCAGGCATATTGTAACACTGGTTCAGATATACAGCAATGATTCCTCCCTTCTATCTGCACTGAAAAGAAGTGGCTATGATAAGGACGAAATAGACGATTATCTTAAAAATGAGATTACAATAGCAAAATACTGGCTGTCCAAATACGCACCTGATAACATCAAATTTGCGCTTACAGATAAGGAATTTCTCCTTACAGAGGCACAGAAATCCATAATGCAGGAATTCCTGGATAAAATAAACAGGTCTGACTGGACATCTGAATCAATACACTCTATAATTTACAGTATAATAGGCGAAAGAAATCTAACACCAAAAGATATATTCACATTATTTTACAGGATTTTTATAGATAAAGATAGGGGCCCCAGGCTGGGGTATTTTCTTTCCAGCATGGATAAAAGCTATGTCGTCAACCGTATAGAAAGCCTTATTCAAGAGAAATAA
- a CDS encoding cytosine permease, which translates to MPEEDSDNVIMDGFEVIGVNPIPKKERNMTSWKFFIFWAMASGAALVPIAGEKLYNMGLIYAIIAILLATGIGLIPAGLISDMGRQIPVPSLVVARKTYGYMSSGGYSLIFTFLNLGYFGLNDSVGALIISSLTHTSIIDWYIIMGGIQILLVLLGARWLEYFFRYTAPLLIISFGILTYFLFTTYRINTASLLSPIGPFTWGAALDFLLGFSILAWTYKISTQTRFGVPFSGREKVKTRAGYFVASPLGIMLPVLLMGIVGFFGNSVDPGTGWNVAVLAFPGIHGINRIIIIIAAVLLALSLIHPNAMNLYPATADLLTSLQPLFGKSVYGKWAQPVATLLLGIGGIVLAIAGILARISSFIDILEAIIFPFTFILIFDWFMRLRHTTKINDYYKIPRTLKNNVRSGALIPAIIGTVIAIFGIGPYDYIFAYFPEALFGSLVGLLIYAVIYHFSASETEKHDSEKKVDYDKFDMESE; encoded by the coding sequence ATGCCAGAGGAAGATAGTGATAATGTAATAATGGATGGATTTGAAGTAATAGGTGTCAATCCAATACCTAAAAAAGAAAGAAACATGACTTCGTGGAAATTTTTTATATTCTGGGCAATGGCCAGTGGCGCAGCACTTGTTCCCATAGCCGGTGAAAAGCTTTACAACATGGGATTGATATATGCAATTATAGCCATTCTTCTGGCAACAGGAATAGGACTAATACCTGCAGGCCTGATATCAGATATGGGAAGGCAGATACCTGTACCATCCCTGGTGGTGGCCAGGAAAACGTACGGGTATATGTCATCTGGTGGCTATTCGCTTATATTCACATTTTTGAATCTGGGGTATTTTGGGCTTAACGATAGTGTGGGGGCCCTTATAATTAGCAGCCTCACCCACACATCAATAATTGACTGGTACATTATTATGGGCGGCATACAGATACTGCTTGTTCTGCTGGGAGCCAGATGGCTTGAATATTTTTTCAGGTACACCGCACCTCTTCTAATAATAAGCTTCGGAATACTGACCTATTTCCTTTTCACCACATACAGGATAAACACTGCATCGTTGCTTTCCCCCATAGGGCCATTTACCTGGGGTGCTGCACTGGATTTCCTGCTGGGTTTTTCCATACTGGCATGGACCTATAAAATATCTACACAGACAAGATTCGGAGTTCCATTCTCCGGCAGGGAAAAAGTAAAAACAAGGGCTGGCTACTTTGTTGCAAGCCCGCTGGGGATAATGCTACCTGTTCTGCTTATGGGAATAGTTGGATTTTTCGGCAACAGCGTTGATCCGGGAACAGGATGGAATGTGGCAGTACTGGCATTTCCAGGCATTCATGGGATTAACAGGATTATAATAATTATAGCTGCTGTACTTCTTGCACTTTCACTGATACATCCAAATGCCATGAATCTTTATCCAGCAACGGCAGACCTTCTAACGTCCCTCCAGCCACTATTCGGGAAAAGCGTATATGGAAAATGGGCTCAGCCGGTGGCAACACTTCTTCTTGGCATAGGCGGAATAGTGCTGGCAATAGCAGGCATTCTCGCACGCATATCATCTTTTATAGATATACTGGAAGCTATCATATTCCCATTCACGTTTATACTAATTTTTGACTGGTTTATGCGCCTGAGGCATACAACAAAAATAAACGATTATTATAAAATACCAAGAACTTTGAAAAATAACGTAAGATCAGGTGCATTAATTCCTGCAATAATAGGCACAGTTATAGCGATATTTGGGATAGGCCCATACGACTATATATTTGCATATTTCCCGGAAGCACTTTTTGGGTCCCTGGTAGGGTTGCTGATTTATGCAGTTATTTACCATTTCAGTGCCAGTGAAACAGAAAAACATGATAGCGAAAAAAAGGTTGATTATGATAAATTTGACATGGAATCAGAATAA
- a CDS encoding orc1/cdc6 family replication initiation protein yields MIVSNPVPLDISYVPQKLFFRDDKIAAIRSSVLAPSSSGISNNIIIHGDSGTGKTSTVKFLMRDSKSIIYENALSFKNVKALLEHVLSRLGKPVSYRGLSFPDIFSTLNSVISFRGNTVLVIDEATNLLKSDTDGLYNLFRASEIYGTSLSTILISMENPFSYMDRKYGTVVELKFNKYSGSEIYRIISERAALSLEDGAYTDSILKYISEISAPVGSARFAIELLQKAAYMAEYRLSDSIENDDVRSAVSLINPYITESKLSLLDRRELLVLLSICSLLSDKLSVDVHTVENQVKLTGESYSIDIKKAEMYRIIRKLESMDIVSSTIQGRGNRSGVSKHVSINDVPVSILSIKIRDIIARL; encoded by the coding sequence ATGATCGTTTCAAATCCTGTACCACTTGACATTTCATATGTTCCACAAAAATTATTCTTCAGGGATGATAAGATTGCAGCCATACGATCATCTGTTCTGGCCCCTTCCAGTAGCGGGATATCAAACAACATAATAATACATGGGGATTCAGGAACCGGGAAGACATCAACAGTAAAATTCCTTATGCGGGACAGCAAATCCATTATCTATGAAAATGCCCTTTCATTTAAAAATGTCAAGGCCCTGCTTGAACACGTCCTATCAAGACTTGGAAAGCCAGTATCATACCGTGGCCTGTCCTTTCCAGACATTTTTTCAACACTGAATTCAGTAATATCATTTCGTGGAAATACTGTACTTGTGATAGATGAGGCAACCAACCTTCTGAAAAGCGATACAGATGGTTTATATAATCTGTTCCGTGCATCTGAAATTTACGGCACATCACTGAGCACCATACTGATATCAATGGAAAACCCCTTCAGTTACATGGACAGGAAATATGGTACTGTCGTTGAGCTAAAATTCAATAAATACAGTGGCAGTGAAATATACAGGATCATATCTGAAAGGGCCGCACTATCCCTTGAAGATGGAGCATATACTGATTCCATACTCAAATATATTTCGGAGATATCCGCCCCTGTGGGCAGTGCAAGATTCGCCATAGAGCTTCTGCAGAAAGCAGCATATATGGCTGAATACCGTTTATCAGATTCAATAGAAAACGACGATGTGCGTTCAGCTGTTTCCCTTATCAATCCGTATATAACCGAAAGCAAACTATCGCTTCTGGACAGAAGAGAGCTTCTTGTTCTGCTATCAATATGTAGCCTCCTATCTGACAAACTTTCAGTGGATGTCCACACAGTAGAAAATCAGGTCAAACTAACTGGAGAATCGTATAGCATTGATATAAAAAAGGCAGAAATGTACAGAATAATAAGAAAACTTGAGAGCATGGACATTGTGTCATCCACTATCCAGGGCCGTGGAAATCGTTCCGGCGTTTCAAAACATGTATCAATAAATGATGTTCCTGTTTCCATCCTTTCAATTAAAATAAGGGACATTATTGCGAGACTTTGA